A section of the Pleuronectes platessa chromosome 7, fPlePla1.1, whole genome shotgun sequence genome encodes:
- the osbpl5 gene encoding oxysterol-binding protein-related protein 5 encodes MKEENLFHRRFSLCPNATSPPKIDPRTLTRNLSYGGDNDLYDLSPGSETDRNGLSMLSNELSPAQSPGSTSESRMFNGVEKECPSPTEKLARKESLKVQKQNYRTEKKRAAKELFTALKDPSVVIMANWLKIRGSLKSWTKLWCALKPGVLLIYKTPKTDHWVGTILLSACKLIERPSKKDGFCFKLYHPLDKSVWAIKGPKGETVGSITQPLPSNYLIFRAASESDGRCWMDALELALSCSSLYKLTAKAGREGDISTSSESSHILQLLQSTALTETELLQLNDGVLLGNHHMEHDGFSDKSEREAHDDWDTTPNENGGRLTEESDMDQSDELSPGPQATAYVEQSAEEMAEAGEASQVETVSEENKGLIWTLLKQLRPGMDLSKVVLPTFILEPRSFLDKLSDYYFHADLLSQAALEESAYGRIKQVLRWYLSGFYKKPKGLKKPYNPILGETFRCCWLHPDTDSCTFYIAEQVSHHPPISAFYICNRKDGFSISGSILAKSKFYGNSLSAILDGKAKLLFFSRDEEYVITMPYAHCKGILYGTMTLELGGKVTIECEKTKCFTELEFKLKPFLGGSCSVNQISGKIVVGEELMATVDGHWDSEVFIHEKRSGQQESLWNPSADIRNSRLKRQVVRIDQQGEFESERLWQHVTSAIGDRDQMRATQEKFVLEEAQRREARERGDKAYTSRLFNQDPITSDWTYSHMDTRPWDPERCLFQFEKDGVIQTHKKRQRQHSELSYSHSWTSQQKAEVNGKHRKASSQPSSCSQNTESSSTTPEPTQESSDNEGFSNQCARCSKDGKDMALMEASITSIQKTQQDIQRNLVVLSRQLARQRETEDGVSLTGRHCLILCVLLLSQLLLNYVFT; translated from the exons atgaaggaggagaatTTGTTCCATCGGAGGTTTTCTCTGTGCCCCAACGCCACCTCCCCACCCAAAATTGACCCCCGCACCCTCACCCGGAACTTGTCTTATGGAGGAGACAACGATCTTTATGACCTCAGCCCAG gcagtgagacagacaggaacgGCCTCTCCATGCTGAGTAATGAACTTAGTCCTGCCCAATCACCAGGCAGCACG TCTGAGTCCAGGATGTTTAATGGTGTTGAGAAGGAGTGCCCCTCCCCCACAGAGAAGCTGGCTCGGAAGGAGTCTCTCAAG GTCCAAAAGCAGAATTACAGGACAGAGAAGAAACGGGCAGCTAAAGAACTGTTCACTGCACTAAAGGACCCCAGTGTTGTCATCATGGCAAACTGGCTTAAG ATCCGAGGCTCTTTAAAGAGTTGGACCAAGTTGTGGTGTGCCCTGAAGCCTGGAGTTCTTTTGATTTATAAGACCCCCAAAACAGACCACTGGGTGGGCACCATCCTCCTCAGTGCATGCAAGCTGATCGAGAGACCTTCAAAGAAGGACGGTTTCTGTTTCAAGCTCTACCATCCGCTGGACAAATCTGTCTGGGCTATTAAG GGTCCCAAAGGAGAGACCGTTGGCTCCATCACGCAGCCTCTACCCAGCAACTACCTAATCTTCAGAGCTGCCTCAGAGTCGGATG GCCGATGCTGGATGGATGCCCTGGAGCTGGCTCTCAGCTGCTCCAGTCTCTACAAGCTGACAGCCAaagcagggagagaaggagatatCAGCACGTCTTCAGAGTCCTCCCATATACTTCAGCTACTGCAGTCTACTGCACTCACTGAGACAGAGTTGCTACA GTTGAATGACGGCGTGCTGCTGGGCAATCACCACATGGAGCATGACGGCTTTTCAGACAAATCAGAGCGCGAGGCTCACGACGACTGGGACACCACGCCCAATGAGAACGGTGGTCGGCTGACAGAGGAGAGTGACATGGACCAATCAGATGAGCTGTCCCCCGGGCCACAGGCCACAGCCTATGTAGAGCAGAGCGCAGAGGAGATGGCTGAG GCTGGGGAGGCGTCCCAGGTTGAAACTGTATCCGAGGAGAACAAGGGCCTGATCTGGACCCTGCTGAAGCAGCTGCGGCCGGGAATGGACCTGTCCAAGGTGGTGCTGCCCACCTTCATCCTGGAGCCACGTTCCTTCCTGGACAAGCTGTCTGACTACTACTTCCACGCTGATCTGCTCTCACA AGCTGCGCTGGAGGAGAGTGCTTATGGTCGGATCAAGCAGGTTTTGAGATGGTACTTGTCTGGTTTCTACAAGAAGCCTAAG GGTTTGAAGAAACCTTACAACCCAATCCTGGGGGAGACCTTCCGCTGCTGCTGGCTTCACCCTGACACGGACAGCTGCACTTTCTATATAGCTGAACAG GTGTCCCACCATCCGcccatctctgctttttacatcTGCAATAGGAAAGATGGTTTTTCTATTAGTGGAAGCATCCTGGCAAAGTCCAAGTTCTATG GAAACTCTCTGTCTGCTATTCTCGATGGAAAAGCAAAGCTGCTGTTCTTCAGCAGAGATGAGGAGTATGTCATCACAATGCCCTATGCTCACTGCAAAG GTATCCTGTACGGCACCATGACACTGGAGCTGGGAGGGAAGGTCACCATCGAGTGTGAGAAAACCAAATGTTTCACAGAGCTGGAGTTCAAACTAAAG CCTTTCCTTGGAGGCTCCTGCTCCGTGAATCAGATCAGCGGGAAGATCGTTGTCGGAGAGGAACTGATGGCCACTGTTGATGGACATTGG GACAGTGAGGTGTTCATTCATGAAAAGCGCTCCGGCCAGCAGGAGTCGCTGTGGAACCCGAGTGCGGACATCCGCAACAGTCGGCTCAAGAGACAAGTGGTACGGATCGACCAGCAGGGAGAGTTCGAGTCTGAAAG aCTGTGGCAGCATGTGACCAGTGCCATTGGGGATCGGGACCAGATGAGGGCCACCCAGGAAAAGTTTGTGTTGGAGGAGGCTCAGCGGCGAGAGGccagggagagaggagacaaagcCTATACCTCAAGACTTTTCAATCAGGACCCCATCACCTCCGACTGGACCTACAGTCACATGGA CACGCGGCCGTGGGACCCTGAGCGCTGCCTGTTTCAGTTCGAGAAGGACGGAGTGATTCAGACGCACAAGAAACGCCAGAGGCAACACAGTGAGCTGTCGTACAGCCACAGCTGGACCAGCCAACAGAAG gCTGAGGTGAACGGGAAGCACAGGAAGGCGAGCAGCCAACCGTCCAGCTGCAGCCAgaacacagagagcagcagcaccacacCTGAACCCACACAGGAGTCCTCAGACAATGAAG GATTTTCAAACCAGTGTGCCCGGTGCAGTAAAGACGGAAAGGACATGGCCCTGATGGAAGCCTCCATCACATCCATACAGAAGACGCAGCAGGATATTCAGAG gaaTCTGGTGGTCCTGAGTCGTCAGCTGGCTcgtcagagggagacagaggacggCGTGTCGTTAACAGGCCGCCACTGTCTCATCCTCTGtgttctgctcctctctcagctcctcctcaacTACGTCTTCACCTGA